One genomic window of Elaeis guineensis isolate ETL-2024a chromosome 2, EG11, whole genome shotgun sequence includes the following:
- the LOC105039436 gene encoding uncharacterized protein, translated as MVKLATARESRMYGPHPVRNRWEYINAGLYVFAAILLVFGFVAQLPRSGEVDEFGLVVILIGLVLVVAVNVHDLVAHLAGIDYRFELMGFDVQLGLVEFAVPLVQTIGSILVFIAILFLLIQEVRGYNYRLEKHALNMLMAGPLLWVLGSIHNACQVYERSDSHTQILQSGVHVPFLMGSFLFLLGGIFNRHDIFGSMHHSIKLMAKSWIWLSIFGSLLFLIGGILNVVKVFKMQQADGLRLEKLRGGAQERLVRDREGRVPLILEDDRRRRQVEEVRATEPVPRA; from the exons ATGGTGAAGCTCGCCACGGCTCGAGAGAGCCGGATGTACGGGCCCCACCCGGTGCGCAACCGGTGGGAGTACATCAACGCTGGCCTGTACGTCTTCGCCGCCATCCTCCTCGTCTTTGGGTTCGTGGCCCAGCTCCCCCGGAGTGGTGAAGTTGATGAGTTTGGTCTCGTGGTTATCCTCATCGGGTTGGTGCTGGTGGTGGCGGTGAACGTTCACGACCTCGTTGCCCACTTGGCCGGCATTGACTACCGCTTCGAGCTCATGGGTTTCGATGTCCAATTGGGCCTCGTCGAGTTTGCAGTGCCACTGGTTCAGACGATAGGATCCATCCTTGTCTTTATTGCGATTCTTTTCCTCTTAATCCAG GAAGTTAGAGGATACAATTATCGTTTAGAAAAGCATGCTCTCAACATGCTGATGGCCGGGCCATTGCTATGGGTGCTCGGTTCGATCCACAATGCCTGCCAGGTTTATGAACGATCTGATAGCCACACCCAGATTCTGCAATCAGGCGTTCATGTACCATTCCTGATGGGAAGCTTCTTATTCTTGTTGGGTGGCATTTTCAATCGCCACGACATCTTTGGCTCGATGCATCACAGCATCAAGTTAATG GCAAAGAGCTGGATTTGGTTGAGCATATTTGGGAGCTTGCTATTCCTGATTGGAGGAATACTGAATGTGGTGAAGGTGTTCAAGATGCAGCAAGCTGATGGGCTGAGGCTGGAGAAGCTCCGAGGAGGGGCGCAGGAGAGACTTGTTAGGGACAGAGAAGGTAGGGTCCCCCTGATATTGGAGGACGATAGGAGGCGGCGGCAGGTGGAGGAAGTGAGAGCCACCGAGCCGGTTCCCAGAGCCTGA